From the Mesotoga prima MesG1.Ag.4.2 genome, the window TAGAAAGACGAAGGCCAGAGTGGCTATGGTCATAGAGAATCTGCGCTTCCCGATTACCTTTTTCGTCTCCATCAAATCTCCTCCTCGTTCATATAACTTTCGCGAACGGTAAGCCGTCTCTTGGTCTGGACTTTGTTTATTCTCATATAAACGAGGAGACCCAGAGTGGAGATCAACAGAAATATCATCGAAATCGCAGAAGAGGAGGGCCAGTTCCTTGCCGCCGTCAGCTGTTTGGCAATTAGGTTTCCCAACATCGCTCCGTCGGTCCCACCCACAAGGTCGGGGATAGCGTAAGAACCGAGGGCAGGTATGAATACCAGGATTATTCCTGCTATGATCCCCCCTCTGATCGAAGGGATAAGAACCTTCATTATCGCCTCGGTTCTCTTTGCACCTAGATCCATGGCGGCTTCTACGAGACTGAAGTCGAACTTTTCTATCGCGCTGTAAAGCGGTAGTATCATGTACGGAAGATACATATAGGATATGACAAGTATTACTGAACCCGGCGTATACATGAGCGTCAAGGGTCTATCGAAACCGATGAGCTGTAAAAACGAGTTAATAACCCCATTTCTTCCAAGAATAACCATCCACCCGAATATCCGCACAAGGAAATTCGTCCAGAATGGGACGATTATGAGGGTTAAAAGGATATTGCTTCTCTTCGAGGTAGCTATGAAATAGGCAGTTGGCAGTCCAATTCCCAGACATATGACTGTTGAGACAAGAGATATCCACACGGTCTTCCAGAGTATCTGCCAGTATCCAGCACTGCCGAGCATTCTGGTGTATGCAGCGAGTGTGAAGGGAAGTTCTACTCCTCCATATATTCCCGGAGTGAGAAAGCTGTACAGTATGATTATCAAATATGGAATCAAAAAGAAAACGGTAAGCCACAGGACCCCGGGCATGGAGATCAGAAATCCGGTCAGATTCCGCTTACTCTTCAACAGGAACACCGCCTGTCTCTCTTAATACATAACTGTCATCGGCAAACCACCAGACATAGACATCGTCTTTCCACGTGATGATTACTTCATCGAACAAGTATCTAACGTGTTGCTTGAACGCCTTTAGATATGATTGGCCAATAGCTACCGTGTACTTCGTCTGATTCCCAAGGTAGATAGTCTCGTCGACGACGCCCTTCAGCACATTCAACTTGACACCTTCGGGAGCAACCGGCATATCCCTAGTAACCTTAACCTTCTCAGGTCTCAACGATACCTGAATTTCCTGCCCCTCTATCACTTCCATATCTTTGTAGAACCAGATCTCTCCAAATTTCTCGGTGTCCAGCAGGAAGTACTCGTCTTCTACTTTCACGACATTCCCTGTGAAGAAATTAGTTTCTCCTATGAAGTTGGCTACAAAGGCGTTTACTGGACTCTCGTAGACTTCGAAGGGTGTTCCAAGCTGTATGATCTCCCCCTCATTCATGACGGCCACATGATCGGAAATCGACATAGCTTCACTTTGATCGTGAGTTACATAAATAAACGTTATGCCCACTTCATCATGAATCGTGTCTAGCTCTACCAGCATGTGTTGCCTTAGTTTCGCGTCGAGAGCCGCAAGGGGTTCATCGAGAAGCAACACTGTCGGTCTCCCCACAAGGGCCCTTGCAATTGCCACTCGCTGTTTCTGACCTCCGGAGAGCTGGGAAGGCATTTTCTCAACGTGGCCATTGAGACGCGTAAGCTCTATCATTTCCTTGACCTTACGCCTGACCTGATCCTCTGGCTCTCTTCTCAGTCTAAGGCTGAACGCAATGTTCTCGAATACATTTAGATGAGGAAAGAGTGCGTAGTTCTGAAAAACAGTATTGACTTCCCTTTCGTTTGGGGGTGTACCGATAATGTTCTTTCCGTTGAGAGTTATGTTTCCGAAGGTGGGGTCCTCAAATCCGGCGATCATTCTTAGTATCGTAGTCTTTCCACAACCGGAGGGACCCAGAAGAGAGAAGAACTCGCCCTGTTCTATCGTAAGAGAAACGTTGTCCACAGCAGTGAAAGAATCGTCGAAGATCTTGGTCACGTTCGAAAGGACAACGGAGTACTCTTTCAATTCATTCTCACCTCCAGTCATCGTTAGAGCAAGTAACAGTATAGCCTTTTGGGTCTTCAGTTGTGTTAATTCAAGTTGACTTAAGTAGCACAAAGACGACAATGCCGGCCGCAACCGAGAGCAAAGTGACCACCGATATCCTCTTTATGATTCTCGGATACTCGACTTTAAAGTATTCGCTCGTCAAAACGAGACAGAGGTGGACCGGCGAAACCAGAACTCCAACAACTGCGAACGTGTAAGCGAGAATCGTTGTAGCAAGTGTACCATAACCGTTACCCATACTGAGAATTAACGGAAGACTGAGACCTACCCCGGCCTGAGTTACCCCCGTCATGAATCCCATTAGGAACGGAAGAAGAATTACCAGAGTCAGGGGCGGTATCGACCAGGCGATAAGCTCGCTGCCCATAGATTGCGGAACTTCTGCGATTTCAACAAGGTCTTTGTAAAAGAAGACAGTTAAAAGCAAGATAAACGTCTTGTATTTGAGAGCCGCTAATAGCACCTTTTTCTTGTTCTTATTGAGAAGCAAATAGACTAGCGATGTCCCGAGGACGGACAGCCAGCCCGGCTGATTAAGTATCACCAGTATGATTACTGCGATTATCGGCCAGGCGCTAATCAAAAGCTCTTTTAACGCCGAGCGACTGTATCTGATCTTGATCGGCTTTCGAATCATCAGTAAATATCCGGTAACCAAAGCGACAACCCCTATGGGCATTAGCCAAAGGACAAGCGTATTGAGTCTAATCCTGGATATGCCAGATGCAATAACCAGAGCAGGGTACAGAGGCCAGAAGAACTCCATTGCGTGCCTGAACCAGTAGTTGAAGACAAGGCCGTCTTCATTTGAAATAGTGGGGTCGGATTTTGCTAGATCTTTAACCATGGGCGCGGAGAACATTGCCCCGCCAGGCATCGGAAGGAGTCCGATTATCGCAGGCATCAACGCAATCGAGACTCTTGGCTCGGGGAAAAGACTTTCAACGGCTCTTACAAATCTTGAAGAATTGCCGCTCTTGTCCATCGTTTCACCCATCAAGTATATGGAGAAAACAGTGATGATTACCTTCCAGAATTCCCAGTCGCTCACCTCTTTGGCAAAAGCGTTGAAATAGTCTGCAGGTGGAATGAGAAGAACAATACCCAAAGATATCACTGAAAAGAGGAGTGACAAAGAGATGTCCTTAAAGAGTTTTAGAGATACAATCAAAACGACGATTGCAATTGCGACCGCTAAAGTATTCATCCGTTCCTCCCAGAAGGTACAGGTTAGCTTATCGAATTATTATATACTTTTATAGAGGTAGATGTAAATGGAAAAGGAGATTTTCGCAAAGCGTTATTCCGATCACCCAGAGATTATCGAGAGATTGGAAACAAGCAAAGGTTCTAAGATCTTCCTCAAGTCGAATTATCCAGGCGAATATCCGGAGAATGGCAGCATCCCTCTGTACCTTTACGAAGGGGGCAGAAAAGGGACGGTGCTGTTTTTTCATGGAAGGGGAGAGAAGAATCTAGATTATCTCAGGTGGTTCCCGGAGAACCTCGCGAAACACGGTTACTCCGGTGCCATGATGATACTTCCCTTTCATTTTGAAAGAACCCCCGCCGGCCACAAATCGGGGGAGTTGTTTCTGGATCCCAGGACGGATGTTCTAAGAGAAAGGTTTGAAAACGCCGTTGTGGATGGTTTGACTACTTTAAACTACCTCAAGTGGGAGTGCCCCCCACCCTACTTCCTCATGGGCTACAGCTTCGGGGGTTTTATCGCGGTCATTACCGCAGCGTTAGAACCTTCCATAAGTGGATTGTCGCTTGTTGTCACCGGAGGCAATTTCTATCACATTACCTGGAAAAGCTTTGTGACCGGAGTAATGAGGGTCAAGTACGAAGAAGACGGATCCTGTAATAGAGAGAAATGCCGTAAATTGCACGAAGTAGATTACAGAGAGTTCTTGAACTCACTACAGAAGCCTGAAATCGAAATCGGGAGTGCTCCGATCTCGTGCTTCGAATACGACCCCCTGACTTACGCAAAGTTTGTCAGGTGTCCCACTCTCTTAACTGGAGCTCTTTTCGATATTTTCATTCCTAGACCTTCTACGAGAGAACTCGCCGAAATGCTTCCAGATGCTACTCTTCGCTGGATGCCTTCCGGCCATCTTACCTCCATATTGTTCAAAAAGACGATATTGAAGGGTTCTATCGATTTCTTCGAAAGAAAATGTAAAGGGAAGAGTGTTCTCTAAAACGCGCGTATCCTCCGCGGTCGCGCACACGCGCGAGGATCGAGGATAGAGGCCAGTGGTCAGAGCAGAAAATTAGTTGCAAGATGCAGTTCCAAGTTGCAGTAAAAAAGCTTAACAAAACGGGTCTGGGGTCTCGTAAAGAGAACCGGCTCATCAATTCACGGTTTTACTGTAACTTAGAAAGTTATCCTGACATCGGTTTGTGGAAGTCCCTCACTCTGTCATCCCGAACTTGTTTAGGGATCAAGGTTTCGATCTTATCCAAGAACGAAGAACCTGGACGCGCAGCGTCGGAACGAAGAACCGATGCTTCTTGGCGGAAACGGAGGACCGTTGACGAAAAACGGTTTTTCATAAGCGTACAGGGGTTCTGCAAAGGATCTCGCTCCCAAACCTCTATTTCTTTGTTTCTTGCATCCTGGCGCGTAAGCGCCAGCATCGCTTCCTGCGTAGCAACCTCACTTCCCCGGACGCTTTTCCGGGCATCACTTCCTGGGATGATTTTCCCAGCATTACTTCCTCGCGCCAGCAAGCCTCACTTCCCGATGTAGTCGGCTTCGCCTCCTGCCGAAGGCAACTTTGCGTCCGCCGGTGTTCTTCGGCGCCCTGCGTCTAGTCTTTTATTCTTCTTTGCGCCTAGAGCTTGCAACTTGGAACTGACAACTCCAAACTGTCCTCTGCGCGAGGCTGAACTGGCCGTCTGTTTTCAAATGTAATCAAATCCGTAGTTTGGAAGAGAAAGAGGCAGTCCTTTGAATTTGCTGCAGCAAAAGACTTCCTGGTTGAATTCCGCCAATGACAGTCTTTCAACGGTCTCTATGAATCTGTCATAGTCTTCTGAAGGCATAATCTCCGTGAAGTAGCCCTCCATTTGATCAAAGAAGCTTCTTTTGGAGATAATTTTCGCCGTTCCGGGAAACTCGAACGGAAGGCTCTCCTCTGCCTTGAAGTGTCTTTCGGCGACGATTATGCATCCCTTGAGTCCGAGTTTTTCGATATAGCCCCTTGTCAATGAGATTACGTCTTTGCTGCCTCCGCCGTATTCAATCACGTAATGATTGTCTTCTCTCTCGACAACGGTAATGTAAGCCTTTTCACTCAAGTACGTTTTTGTCTTACGTGCCTCCGCGTAACCCGTTGAGAAGGTTTTCTCGAAATCTGTGAAGTTCCTTATGTATCTCAGGGGTTTCATTCTGTAAAGATCGAGAATCTTTCCAATGTCCGAAATTTTCGCTTCCCTCATAGATGCCGTTCTTCCCGGCTTCACGAGAATTCTTTTCGTGCCTGGTGGCCTGACCGCTCCGAACCGCTGATATAGGCCTCTGCCTCCGGAAATTATGAGTAGTGATAGGCCTATATCTATAGCATGTTCTTCGGCCTTCGCAAGAGTCACGGCTCCGTAGTTCTTCCCACGGTAGTCCGGGTGAGTGCAGACTGAACCGATGAGACCGACCTTCATCCTGTGTCCGAAGAAAGAGATTTCCCTAGGGAGTAAGCCGATCATCGACACCGGTCTTCCCTTCTCCTTAACGATTGTCATGTTTTCCACATTCTCTTGCGAAAACAGCACAGGAAAGATCTTTCCCATTTCACTTTTGAAGACAAGAGATGCAAGGTCAACCATCCCTTGTAGGTCTTCGATTTCTGCTCGTGCGGGATTGCTCAAGAGAACACCTCCCATGAATATCTAATGAGCTATATAATTGATAATCTCACAAAGAAGAGTTGGGTGCAAGATTGTGATTAAATAGAATTTGATAGTCAAATCGAAAGGGTGATTTCGTTGTCCGAGACAGTACACAGAATAATGCTTGATGACAAAGAATTGATAATTATCGGTACCGCTCACGTATCAAAGAATAGCGCCGAAGAAGTAAAGGCGATTATCGAAGAGGAAAAACCCGATTCCGTTGCAATAGAACTGTGCAACTCCCGATACCAATCGATACAGGATCAGGATAAATGGAAGAAGACCGATATCGCAAAGGTAGTTAAAGAGAAGAAGTCTTTTCTTCTGCTAGCTAACCTCATACTTTCCTCTTATCAAAAGAGAATGGCAAAACAAATAGGAATACAGGCAGGACAGGAGATGCTGCAGGCTATTGAGTCGGCAAAAGAGACAGGAGCGGAGCTTGTTCTTGCAGATAGAGATATTCAGGTCACTTTCGCAAGAATATGGGGAAATCTTGGCTTCTGGGGAAAGACGAAACTCTTCTTCACTCTAGTTTTGTCTATCTTCAGCGATGAGAAGATAACAGAAGAAGATCTCGAGAAAATGAAGTCGGGGGATATGCTGACCTCTGCGCTCAGTGAGCTTGCCAAGTCCTTTCCTCAGCTCAAGGAGTCATTGATTGACGAAAGGGACAAGTATCTCGCCCAGAAGATCAAGACGGCTCCGGGAAAGAAAGTCGTCGCCGTAGTTGGTGCCGGGCATGTCCCGGGTTTGAAAGAGGCCATAAAAGAGGATCAGGATCTTGTTGCACTCACGAAGATCCCTCCTAAGAAGAAGACCGGTAAGATAATCGGCTGGACGATCTCGATAGCGATCATCGCCTTGATTGTTTCAACGTTAATAGTGAATCGCGATGCAGGGTTTGATCAGATTCTAAGCTGGATCCTATGGAATGGATCGCTTTCTGCTCTAGGAACTCTTATAGCTTTTGGTCACCCTCTCTCTATACTGACGGCGTTCTTTGTTGCCCCTGTAAGCTCATTGAATCCGCTTCTGGCTGCGGGATGGTTTGCCGGACTTGTGGAAGCGATCGTAAGAAAGCCCAAGGTCTCGGATTTTGAGAACCTGAACGAAGATGTAAACTCCTTCAAGGGTTTTTGGAGAAACAGAGTCACGAAAATCCTTCTGATTGTGGTATTCGCGAACGTTGGAAGCAGTGTAGGCACTTTCATTGGGGGAGCCGAAGTAGTTAGAATTTTCATCAATTCTTTCTTCGGGTAGTAGCACGAAAGTGCTATCATATCGTACTAATTAATTGAATCAAGGTGAGGAATTCTAATTATTTGAGTTTGGTCAATATTGTCGGATAGATTGGTATTTCAGGTCTTGAGACCAAGAATCTGGATAACAAGAAATTATCAAATCATTGAAAAAGGAATAATAAGTATTTATGTAATGTTCTAAAGCTGGAAAATGAACTTCTCAGCGTTATCGAAAAGCTATTTCATGAAGTATTCTCGCACAATAAGGAGTTATAGAAAGACAAAGTAACAGGGCTGGTTTTATCTGGCAAAGACACCGTAAATTGGGCCTATTTGTTCTTCTGATTTTGCATGTGAATGTAATATAATAATCTTGCAAATACATTAGCTTCTTCGTGAAGCATGGATTACTTCAGCATCGACAATCAAACACACTGATTTTTCGTTCTATATTTATCTCTCTCGTTTCTTGCCACTACGTAGACGAAACAACTTTATCCCAGTTCAAGTTGTGACTCGATCGAAACGCTAATTTCTTAAGGAGGCGAAGGAAGTGAAGAAGCTAACTTATGTGCTGTTGGTCATGCTATTGCTGCTGGGCGGACTTGCTCTGTCCTCGCAGAAGGGACCTTATCCTGATCTTGTTTACTTCAACGTGAGAATGTCGGAAGAGATCGCGCTGAAGGACACGGCTGAAGGTCTTACAGATATATTCATGTGGGGTCTTTCAGGGCCACAGATCTTCGGGCTGGATCAGGCCACTAGAGACAAGCTTGACCTGTATGCTGTTCCATCAGGATCCTGGTCGCTACTGATGAATCCGATCCCTAACAAAGCGCCATATGTCGTTGAAGTTGGAGGGAAGGAGTACTTCAACGCCTTTGCGATCAGG encodes:
- a CDS encoding ABC transporter permease, with the translated sequence MFLLKSKRNLTGFLISMPGVLWLTVFFLIPYLIIILYSFLTPGIYGGVELPFTLAAYTRMLGSAGYWQILWKTVWISLVSTVICLGIGLPTAYFIATSKRSNILLTLIIVPFWTNFLVRIFGWMVILGRNGVINSFLQLIGFDRPLTLMYTPGSVILVISYMYLPYMILPLYSAIEKFDFSLVEAAMDLGAKRTEAIMKVLIPSIRGGIIAGIILVFIPALGSYAIPDLVGGTDGAMLGNLIAKQLTAARNWPSSSAISMIFLLISTLGLLVYMRINKVQTKRRLTVRESYMNEEEI
- a CDS encoding ABC transporter ATP-binding protein, with product MTGGENELKEYSVVLSNVTKIFDDSFTAVDNVSLTIEQGEFFSLLGPSGCGKTTILRMIAGFEDPTFGNITLNGKNIIGTPPNEREVNTVFQNYALFPHLNVFENIAFSLRLRREPEDQVRRKVKEMIELTRLNGHVEKMPSQLSGGQKQRVAIARALVGRPTVLLLDEPLAALDAKLRQHMLVELDTIHDEVGITFIYVTHDQSEAMSISDHVAVMNEGEIIQLGTPFEVYESPVNAFVANFIGETNFFTGNVVKVEDEYFLLDTEKFGEIWFYKDMEVIEGQEIQVSLRPEKVKVTRDMPVAPEGVKLNVLKGVVDETIYLGNQTKYTVAIGQSYLKAFKQHVRYLFDEVIITWKDDVYVWWFADDSYVLRETGGVPVEE
- a CDS encoding DUF401 family protein; protein product: MNTLAVAIAIVVLIVSLKLFKDISLSLLFSVISLGIVLLIPPADYFNAFAKEVSDWEFWKVIITVFSIYLMGETMDKSGNSSRFVRAVESLFPEPRVSIALMPAIIGLLPMPGGAMFSAPMVKDLAKSDPTISNEDGLVFNYWFRHAMEFFWPLYPALVIASGISRIRLNTLVLWLMPIGVVALVTGYLLMIRKPIKIRYSRSALKELLISAWPIIAVIILVILNQPGWLSVLGTSLVYLLLNKNKKKVLLAALKYKTFILLLTVFFYKDLVEIAEVPQSMGSELIAWSIPPLTLVILLPFLMGFMTGVTQAGVGLSLPLILSMGNGYGTLATTILAYTFAVVGVLVSPVHLCLVLTSEYFKVEYPRIIKRISVVTLLSVAAGIVVFVLLKST
- a CDS encoding alpha/beta hydrolase family protein; its protein translation is MEKEIFAKRYSDHPEIIERLETSKGSKIFLKSNYPGEYPENGSIPLYLYEGGRKGTVLFFHGRGEKNLDYLRWFPENLAKHGYSGAMMILPFHFERTPAGHKSGELFLDPRTDVLRERFENAVVDGLTTLNYLKWECPPPYFLMGYSFGGFIAVITAALEPSISGLSLVVTGGNFYHITWKSFVTGVMRVKYEEDGSCNREKCRKLHEVDYREFLNSLQKPEIEIGSAPISCFEYDPLTYAKFVRCPTLLTGALFDIFIPRPSTRELAEMLPDATLRWMPSGHLTSILFKKTILKGSIDFFERKCKGKSVL
- a CDS encoding GNAT family N-acetyltransferase, producing the protein MSNPARAEIEDLQGMVDLASLVFKSEMGKIFPVLFSQENVENMTIVKEKGRPVSMIGLLPREISFFGHRMKVGLIGSVCTHPDYRGKNYGAVTLAKAEEHAIDIGLSLLIISGGRGLYQRFGAVRPPGTKRILVKPGRTASMREAKISDIGKILDLYRMKPLRYIRNFTDFEKTFSTGYAEARKTKTYLSEKAYITVVEREDNHYVIEYGGGSKDVISLTRGYIEKLGLKGCIIVAERHFKAEESLPFEFPGTAKIISKRSFFDQMEGYFTEIMPSEDYDRFIETVERLSLAEFNQEVFCCSKFKGLPLSLPNYGFDYI
- a CDS encoding TraB/GumN family protein, whose protein sequence is MSETVHRIMLDDKELIIIGTAHVSKNSAEEVKAIIEEEKPDSVAIELCNSRYQSIQDQDKWKKTDIAKVVKEKKSFLLLANLILSSYQKRMAKQIGIQAGQEMLQAIESAKETGAELVLADRDIQVTFARIWGNLGFWGKTKLFFTLVLSIFSDEKITEEDLEKMKSGDMLTSALSELAKSFPQLKESLIDERDKYLAQKIKTAPGKKVVAVVGAGHVPGLKEAIKEDQDLVALTKIPPKKKTGKIIGWTISIAIIALIVSTLIVNRDAGFDQILSWILWNGSLSALGTLIAFGHPLSILTAFFVAPVSSLNPLLAAGWFAGLVEAIVRKPKVSDFENLNEDVNSFKGFWRNRVTKILLIVVFANVGSSVGTFIGGAEVVRIFINSFFG